Proteins encoded together in one Hevea brasiliensis isolate MT/VB/25A 57/8 chromosome 16, ASM3005281v1, whole genome shotgun sequence window:
- the LOC110669836 gene encoding uncharacterized protein LOC110669836, producing the protein MESSDRTALENRPGIFMIGSSNVGKRTLLSRLLSVDFEDASDSSSEVLAHGWTINTKYYTADVSVWMVHLHDEFSVRTLPIYSRLAALVMVFDMSDLSSLVALQDWVSRTDMQKFEILLCIGNKVDLIPGHPVHAEYRRRLLKLEDSYADPHSEFYEFGISETEGSSLLAGEDPAVEIKRSCLEWCTEHNIEYIEACASNADFDKCLSADGDLQGVERLFGALSAYMWPGMILKSGNNITQPALPNKEDLSEEESDYEVEYEVLSAGSAEPWDDTHGGWVSANGTSSVSDKKGSVDLNNHITEHDQENWKKFDNEELQPSTSMVALQDDKEVVPKVADPNKDTETNEVTPFDFEDLEQLMSEIGNMRDNMRFMPDFQRREMAAELAMKMAAMFGGGTDDEEEFD; encoded by the exons ATGGAATCTTCGGATCGCACAGCTCTGGAGAACCGTCCCGGCATCTTCATGATCGGATCCTCCAACGTGGGCAAACGCACTCTTCTGTCCC GATTACTATCAGTGGATTTTGAAGATGCTTCTGATTCATCGTCTGAAGTACTTGCCCATGG GTGGACTATCAATACAAAGTACTACACAGCTGATGTTTCTGTATGGATGGTTCATCTTCATGACGAATTCTCCGTCAGGACCCTCCCAATTTATAGCCGCCTGGCTGCCTTAGTGATGGTCTTTGACATGAGTGAT TTATCATCTCTCGTTGCACTTCAGGATTGGGTATCTCGAACTGATATGCAGAAGTTTGAGAtattattatgcattggaaacaAAGTGGATCTCATTCCAGGTCATCCAGTTCATGCTGAGTACAGAAGACGCCTACTGAAACTTGAAGATTCTTATGCTGATCCTCATTCAGAGTTCTATGAGTTTGGGATTTCTGAAACTGAAGGAAGTAGTCTTTTGGCTGGTGAGGATCCTGCTGTGGAAATCAAGAGATCATGTCTTGAATGGTGCACTGAGCACAACATTGAGTACATTGAAGCCTGTGCCTCCAATGCTGATTTTGACAAAT GTTTATCAGCTGATGGTGATTTGCAAGGAGTTGAACGTCTCTTTGGTGCTCTTTCTGCGTATATGTGGCCTGGAATGATCCTAAAATCTGGCAATAACATAACTCAGCCAGCGTTACCTAATAAAGAAG ACTTATCTGAAGAAGAATCTGATTATGAAGTCGAGTATGAAGTGCTGTCTGCTGGTTCAGCCGAACCATGGGATGACACACATGGGGGATGGGTTTCTGCAAATGGTACTAGTTCCGTATCAGATAAAAAGGGATCAGTTGATCTCAATAATCATATTACAGAACATGACCAAGAGAATTGGAAAAAGTTTGACAATGAAGAGCTACAGCCCTCAACATCGATGGTAGCATTGCAGGATGACAAGGAAGTGGTGCCCAAAGTAGCAGATCCTAACAAAGACACAGAAACAAATGAGGTTACACCTTTTGACTTCGAGGATTTAGAGCAGTTGATGTCTGAGATTGGAAATATGCGTGACAACATGAGGTTTATGCCTGATTTCCAAAGGAGAGAAATGGCTGCCGAACTGGCCATGAAAATGGCTGCCATGTTTGGTGGTGGCACTGACGATGAAGAGGAGTTTGATTAA
- the LOC110669763 gene encoding RING-H2 finger protein ATL80-like: MTRYARMLTGFDSSLAADPPEAVNVESDFVVILAALLCALICVVGLIAVARCAWLRRSGGSASRSPSQAAANKGLKKKIIQSLPKFTYGAVAAAGSCKFASTECAICLGEFGEEDEIRILPQCGHGFHIGCIDTWLGSHSSCPSCRQILGLARCQKCGQFPPAISTSSGGGAAEADSKSRVDNCNVNYNNNNDQRHNIGGAGGFLP; the protein is encoded by the coding sequence ATGACTCGCTATGCAAGAATGCTCACTGGCTTCGACTCTTCCCTGGCCGCTGACCCACCGGAGGCCGTCAATGTTGAGTCAGACTTCGTTGTCATACTCGCAGCTCTTTTATGCGCATTGATATGCGTTGTGGGACTCATTGCTGTGGCTCGTTGTGCTTGGCTCCGTCGCAGTGGTGGCAGTGCTTCTCGTTCTCCGTCGCAGGCCGCCGCCAATAAGGGGTTGAAGAAGAAGATCATTCAGTCACTCCCCAAATTCACGTACGGCGCCGTCGCGGCTGCTGGTTCTTGTAAGTTTGCATCGACGGAGTGCGCAATCTGCTTAGGTGAGTTTGGAGAGGAAGATGAGATCAGGATTTTACCACAGTGTGGGCATGGGTTCCATATTGGGTGTATCGACACGTGGCTAGGGTCCCATTCGTCGTGTCCTTCCTGCCGTCAGATCCTGGGGTTGGCAAGGTGTCAGAAATGCGGCCAGTTTCCTCCTGCTATATCTACGTCGAGCGGTGGAGGTGCGGCGGAGGCAGATTCCAAATCCAGGGTAGATAATTGTAACGTTAACTATAATAATAACAACGATCAAAGGCATAATATTGGCGGTGCCGGTGGGTTCTTGCCTTGA
- the LOC110669767 gene encoding MLO-like protein 8 isoform X1: MKLLFCLCLWVVCGRGLRVMAASNDSSSTQRKLDQTPTWAVAGVCAVMIIISILLEKGLHKFGTWLTERHKRALFEALEKVKSELMILGFISLLLTFGQTYITKICIPQNVADTMLPCRADGENDQTEEQHRRRLLWFERRFLAGAETTSKCKSGYEPLISVDGLHQLHILIFFLAVFHVLYSLTTMMLGRLKIRGWKEWEQETSSHDYEFSNDPSRFRLTHETSFVRAHTSFWTRIPFFFYIGCFFRQFFRSVSKADYLTLRNGFITVHLAPGSKFNFQKYIKRSLEDDFKLVVGVSPVLWASFVIFLLLNVKGWQALFWASMTPVIIIFAVGTELQAILTKMALEIAERHAVVQGMPLVQGSDKYFWFGRPHLVLFLIHFALFQNAFQITYFLWIWYSFGLKSCFHSNFKLAIVKVALGAGVLFLCSYITLPLYALVTQMGSHMKKSIFDEQTSKALKKWHMAVKKRHKKEGKSPTRTFGGTGSASPASTVHSPGNKLHRFKTTGHSTRSYTYEDQEISDMEAETLSPTSSTTNLIVRTSQDDEAAELSEPHDEEETSHEDDFSFVKAAVTKLP; this comes from the exons ATGAAGTTGCTTTTTTGTTTGTGTTTGTGGGTGGTGTGTGGCCGAGGACTGCGGGTTATGGCTGCAAGTAATGACAGTAGCAGCACGCAGAGGAAGCTTGATCAAACACCCACATGGGCTGTGGCTGGTGTTTGCGCTGTTATGATCATCATCTCTATTCTCTTAGAAAAAGGTCTTCACAAATTTGGAACG TGGTTGACAGAAAGGCACAAGAGAGCTCTATTTGAAGCCTTGGAGAAGGTTAAATCTG AGCTAATGATTCTAGGATTCATTTCACTGCTCCTAACTTTTGGGCAGACATACATTACAAAAATATGTATTCCCCAGAATGTTGCAGACACTATGTTGCCATGTCGAGCTGATGGTGAAAATGACCAAACTGAAGAACAACATCGCCGGAGGCTGTTGTGGTTTGAACGTAGATTTCTAGCAGGTGCTGAAACCACTAGTAAATGCAAATCG GGGTATGAACCACTTATATCAGTTGATGGACTGCATCAATTACACATCCTCATATTCTTCTTAGCAGTCTTTCATGTCTTATATAGTTTAACTACCATGATGCTTGGAAGACTAAAG ATTCGTGGTTGGAAGGAATGGGAGCAGGAGACTTCATCCCATGATTATGAGTTTTCAAATG ATCCTTCAAGATTCAGGCTGACTCATGAGACATCTTTCGTGAGAGCACATACTAGCTTCTGGACTAGAAttcctttctttttttatatT GGATGCTTCTTCCGACAATTTTTTAGGTCTGTTAGCAAGGCTGATTACTTGACATTGCGCAATGGATTTATCACA GTTCATTTAGCTCCTGGAAGTAAGTTTAATTTCCAAAAATACATAAAAAGATCATTGGAAGATGATTTCAAGCTCGTTGTGGGAGTAAG TCCTGTTTTGTGGGCATCCTTTGTAATTTTCCTGCTCCTAAATGTTAAAG GATGGCAAGCATTATTTTGGGCTTCTATGACCCCTGTGATT ATAATCTTTGCTGTTGGGACAGAGCTTCAAGCCATTCTGACAAAGATGGCTCTTGAAATTGCAGAAAGACACGCAGTGGTGCAAGGGATGCCTCTTGTCCAAGGCTCAGACAAATATTTTTGGTTTGGTCGTCCTCACTTGGTTCTTTTTCTTATCCATTTTGCTTTATTTCAG AATGCTTTTCAAATAACATATTTCCTGTGGATATGG TATTCATTTGGGTTAAAATCTTGCTTTCATTCCAATTTCAAGCTTGCTATAGTAAAGGTTGCTTTAGG GGCTGGGGTCTTATTTCTCTGCAGCTACATCACACTTCCACTATATGCCCTAGTAACTCAG ATGGGTTCACATATGAAGAAATCAATCTTTGATGAACAAACAAGTAAGGCCCTTAAGAAGTGGCATATGGCTGTGAAAAAGAGGCACAAGAAAGAAGGGAAGTCTCCAACTAGGACCTTTGGTGGAACTGGAAGTGCAAGCCCAGCCTCAACAGTACACTCTCCTGGTAACAAACTTCACCGTTTCAAAACCACTGGACACTCAACTCGCTCCTACACCTATGAGGACCAGGAAATATCTGATATGGAAGCTGAGACATTGTCACCCACGTCTTCAACCACCAACTTGATTGTAAGAACCAGTCAGGATGATGAAGCAGCCGAATTAAGCGAACCCCACGACGAAGAAGAAACAAGCCATGAAGATGACTTCTCTTTTGTCAAGGCTGCTGTAACAAAATTACCATAG
- the LOC110669767 gene encoding MLO-like protein 10 isoform X2: MILGFISLLLTFGQTYITKICIPQNVADTMLPCRADGENDQTEEQHRRRLLWFERRFLAGAETTSKCKSGYEPLISVDGLHQLHILIFFLAVFHVLYSLTTMMLGRLKIRGWKEWEQETSSHDYEFSNDPSRFRLTHETSFVRAHTSFWTRIPFFFYIGCFFRQFFRSVSKADYLTLRNGFITVHLAPGSKFNFQKYIKRSLEDDFKLVVGVSPVLWASFVIFLLLNVKGWQALFWASMTPVIIIFAVGTELQAILTKMALEIAERHAVVQGMPLVQGSDKYFWFGRPHLVLFLIHFALFQNAFQITYFLWIWYSFGLKSCFHSNFKLAIVKVALGAGVLFLCSYITLPLYALVTQMGSHMKKSIFDEQTSKALKKWHMAVKKRHKKEGKSPTRTFGGTGSASPASTVHSPGNKLHRFKTTGHSTRSYTYEDQEISDMEAETLSPTSSTTNLIVRTSQDDEAAELSEPHDEEETSHEDDFSFVKAAVTKLP, from the exons ATGATTCTAGGATTCATTTCACTGCTCCTAACTTTTGGGCAGACATACATTACAAAAATATGTATTCCCCAGAATGTTGCAGACACTATGTTGCCATGTCGAGCTGATGGTGAAAATGACCAAACTGAAGAACAACATCGCCGGAGGCTGTTGTGGTTTGAACGTAGATTTCTAGCAGGTGCTGAAACCACTAGTAAATGCAAATCG GGGTATGAACCACTTATATCAGTTGATGGACTGCATCAATTACACATCCTCATATTCTTCTTAGCAGTCTTTCATGTCTTATATAGTTTAACTACCATGATGCTTGGAAGACTAAAG ATTCGTGGTTGGAAGGAATGGGAGCAGGAGACTTCATCCCATGATTATGAGTTTTCAAATG ATCCTTCAAGATTCAGGCTGACTCATGAGACATCTTTCGTGAGAGCACATACTAGCTTCTGGACTAGAAttcctttctttttttatatT GGATGCTTCTTCCGACAATTTTTTAGGTCTGTTAGCAAGGCTGATTACTTGACATTGCGCAATGGATTTATCACA GTTCATTTAGCTCCTGGAAGTAAGTTTAATTTCCAAAAATACATAAAAAGATCATTGGAAGATGATTTCAAGCTCGTTGTGGGAGTAAG TCCTGTTTTGTGGGCATCCTTTGTAATTTTCCTGCTCCTAAATGTTAAAG GATGGCAAGCATTATTTTGGGCTTCTATGACCCCTGTGATT ATAATCTTTGCTGTTGGGACAGAGCTTCAAGCCATTCTGACAAAGATGGCTCTTGAAATTGCAGAAAGACACGCAGTGGTGCAAGGGATGCCTCTTGTCCAAGGCTCAGACAAATATTTTTGGTTTGGTCGTCCTCACTTGGTTCTTTTTCTTATCCATTTTGCTTTATTTCAG AATGCTTTTCAAATAACATATTTCCTGTGGATATGG TATTCATTTGGGTTAAAATCTTGCTTTCATTCCAATTTCAAGCTTGCTATAGTAAAGGTTGCTTTAGG GGCTGGGGTCTTATTTCTCTGCAGCTACATCACACTTCCACTATATGCCCTAGTAACTCAG ATGGGTTCACATATGAAGAAATCAATCTTTGATGAACAAACAAGTAAGGCCCTTAAGAAGTGGCATATGGCTGTGAAAAAGAGGCACAAGAAAGAAGGGAAGTCTCCAACTAGGACCTTTGGTGGAACTGGAAGTGCAAGCCCAGCCTCAACAGTACACTCTCCTGGTAACAAACTTCACCGTTTCAAAACCACTGGACACTCAACTCGCTCCTACACCTATGAGGACCAGGAAATATCTGATATGGAAGCTGAGACATTGTCACCCACGTCTTCAACCACCAACTTGATTGTAAGAACCAGTCAGGATGATGAAGCAGCCGAATTAAGCGAACCCCACGACGAAGAAGAAACAAGCCATGAAGATGACTTCTCTTTTGTCAAGGCTGCTGTAACAAAATTACCATAG
- the LOC110669772 gene encoding uncharacterized protein LOC110669772 has protein sequence MTALSSPFLSFTPPQSHLLSSGGSLKPIDQSLLSISPSKSFSKAKLTAYKRSLTVQASGNRGRPNSAGIFIGGFVLGGIVVGTLGCVYAPQISKALTGADRKDLMRKLPKFIYDEEKALEKTRKVLSEKIQQLNSAIDEVSAQLHTDDSSNGTAVNSDEIQAST, from the exons ATGACTGCTCTTTCGAGTCCCTTCCTTTCATTCACACCTCCTCAATCTCACCTCTTATCATCTG GTGGTTCTTTGAAGCCAATTGACCAGAGTCTTTTATCTATTAGCCCCTCTAAATCTTTCAGTAAAGCAAAGCTTACTGCCTATAAAAGGTCCCTTACTGTTCAGGCAAG TGGCAATCGGGGAAGACCAAATAGTGCAGGTATCTTCATCGGTGGCTTCGTACTGGGAGGAATAGTAGTTGGAACATTGGGATGTGTCTATGCTCCACAG ATCAGCAAGGCACTAACTGGAGCAGACAGAAAAGATTTAATGAGGAAGCTGCCAAAGTTTATCTATGATGAGGAAAAGGCATTGGAG AAGACTCGCAAAGTACTGTCTGAAAAGATCCAACAATTGAATTCTGCAATAGATGAGGTTTCTGCTCAACTGCACACAGATGACAGCTCAAATGGAACTGCAGTGAATTCAGATGAGATCCAGGCTTCTACGTGA